The sequence below is a genomic window from Vicingus serpentipes.
ATCCATCAACAAATTTGTTCAGTGTTGATGCTCTATTATTTAGTAAGCATGGTGTTGGGTTGACTGTTTTTCAAGATAAGCTAGGTATTGAGACTTCTTTAGTCGCTAAACTAGCATATTCTTATCATTTAACTTTAGGGCCAGGATCTTTAGGGATTGGTGTTGAAGGTGGATATTTAAGTAAGTCTTTTGGTTCTGACTTTATAGCTGTTGATGATCCAAACTTTGATCCATCAATTCCAAATGGAGGGACTTCAGCTGGAACATTTGATTTAGGAATGGGATTGTATTATAACATACCTAATAAAATGTATGTTGGTATTTCAACGTTGCACTTAACTGCATCTGAATTGCAAGATGTTGCTGATGGTGGCACAGGTACAGGTGCATTAAACTTTGCTCAATCTAGACATTATTATATTATGGCAGGTTATGATTGGGATATGTCAGGAGGAGCTCAAAAGTGGGTTTTAAAACCATCTATATTAGCAAAAACTGATGCAGCTTCAACTCAATTAGATATAAATGCACTTGTGATGTACAATAAATTAGTTTGGGGAGGCGTTTCTTATAGAATCGAAGATGCAATAGCAGTGCTTGCAGGTGTAAATATTCCACAGTTACCTGGGCTTAAAATTGGAGCGTCTTATGATATTACAATGTCTAGTTTAGGTGATCATAGTAGCGGAAGTTTAGAATTTATGGTTAAATATTGTACTAATATATCTAAGCCAGCTAAAAGAGAGGTTTATCATTCAGTAAGATTTTTATAAAAATACGTAACCTTAATTAAAACTATACGTTAAAACTCAGTTTGTCGTTAACTTTAAAAACGATTTCACTACTTTATATTAAGTAGAATTAAAGAAGGAGGTAACATGAAACGAATATTAATATTATTAGCAGTAGTTGTTCTTTATGCTTGTAGCAAAGGGAATGGAGAGTTGATTGGTGTGCAAGGAAGAGAGGAGTGGTATCAACCAGATCCATTTGGGATGTTATTCATACCAATGGGTAGTTATAATATGGGTCCATCAGATCAAGATGTACCATATTCTTTAACAGCACAAACAAGAACTGTATCGGTTCAAGCATTTTATATGGATCAGACAGAAATTTCTAATAACGAATATAGACAGTTTGTTTATTGGGTAAGAGATTCTATGGCTAGAAGAATTATGGCTGAAGAAGTTGATGAAGAAGCATTTTCTATAGCAGAAAATGATTATGGAGAAGAAATTGATCCCCCATTATTAGATTGGTATACTAAACTAAAATGGGATGAACCTGAAGCAAGAGAAGCTTTAGAACCTATGTTTTATTCTCCTGCTGAAAGATTTTATAGAAGAAGAGAGTTAGATGCTCGTAAACTAAACTACGAGTACTATTGGATAGATTATAGAAGAGCTGCTAAAAGAGAAAGCCGTGATTCAGAAGATCATGCGTTTAGTATGGATAGATCTAAGTTTATTATGAGAGATGTTATAAATGTTTACCCTGACACACTTGCTTGGATACATGATTTAACATACTCATTTAACGAGCCAATGACTAAAAATTATTTTTGGCACCCGGCATATGATGATTATCCTGTTGTAGGTGTTTCATGGAAACAGGCTACTGCGTTTTGTATCTGGAGAACTCAATTATTAGAAAGTTTTTTAATTGGTAATGGCTCAGCCATAGTTAATGACTTTAGACTACCTACTGAATCGGAGTGGGAATGGGCTGCAAGAGGTGGCTTAGACTTAAGTCCTTACCCTTGGGGTGGGCCTTATATTAGAAATAGTAGAGGTTGTTTCTTAGGTAACTTCAAGCCTATGAGAGGGAACTACATAGATGATGGTGGATTCCATACTGTAAAAATTAATTCTTACAATCCCAATGATTTTGGATTATATTGTATGGCTGGAAATGTTGCAGAGTGGACAAGTAACGCATTTGATGAGTCTGCATATAATTTTGCACATGATTTAAATCCAGATTACATGTATGACGCTAAAGAAAATGATCCTCCTTCATTAAAAAGAAAAGTAATTAGAGGAGGTTCATGGAAAGATGTTGGGTATTATTTACAAACATCAACAAGAACTTACGAGTATCAAGATACTGCTAAGTGTTATATTGGATTTAGATGCGTGATGACGTATTTAGGAAGAGCCAAAGACGACAATTTATAATTAGTAATTTATTAACCTATCTATATAATTAACTTTTAAAAACTAAAACTTATGGGATTTGTAGAATTTTTATTTGAAACAAAAAAAGGTAAAACCGTAATGGGTATTATTTACGGTTGGGGAGGCGCAATTGTAATTATTGGTGCACTTTTTAAGATTATGCACTGGCCTGGATCTTCTTTTTTCTTAATTGCAGGATTAGGAATTGAGGCTGCAATTTTCGCTATTTCAGCATTTGAGCCACCTCATATGGATTTGGATTGGACATTAGTATATCCTGAATTAGCTGGGATGGATGAAGGACATGGTCATGGAGGTCATTCAATCTCTAATAAACCTGTAACTGAACAATTAGATGATATGTTATCAGAAGCAAAAATTGGTCCTGAATTAATTGAAAGTTTAGGTCAAGGATTAAGAAGTTTAAGTGATAATGCAAATAAATTATCTCAAATTTCTGACGCATCTGTTGCAACTAATGATTATACAGATAGTTTGAAAAATGCATCAACAAAAGTTTCTGACTTAGCTGATACTTATGCTCAAGCTTCACAAGCTTTAACAGGTTTATCTGATGCAGCTCAATCTGGTTCATCTACTGGAGAAGAATTACAAAAAATGGCATCTACTTTAGAAGCTTTAAATAAATCATATGAAGTTCAACTGACAGGCTCTCAACAACAAGCTGAGACAATGACAGCAATGTATGAAGGTATCAATACATTAATGACTAATTTATCTGATTCAGTTGAAGATACTAAGCGTTATAAAGAAAATATTTCTGAATTATCGGTTAACTTATCTAAATTGAATACTGTTTATGGTAATATGTTAACTGCAATGAGTGTTCCAGCTGGAGCATAATTTAATTAAATTAATTTATTAATATTTAAAATCGATTAAATTATGGCTGGAGGAAAATTGCCACCAAGGCAGAAAATGATAGGTCTTATGTACCTTGTATTACTTGCGCTTCTTGCGATGAACGTTTCTAAATCAATTTTGGATTCATTTTTAGTAATTAATGACGGTATTGAGTCTACAAAAACAACATTTGCAGAAAAAAATGCTTTTTATTATGAAGCTTTCGATAGAGCAGCTAATGAAAGCCCTGCTGCAAAAGGATTTGCTGATAAAGCATATAAGGTGAAAAAATTAGCAGATGATATGGATGACCATATTAAAAAGCTAAAAAGTAAAATAATTGAGTTAACTGATGGTATTCCTAAAGAGGTTGCTGATACTATTAATGTAAGAAATGTTAGTGCTAAAGATAATTATGATCAGCCAACATTTGTTATGGGTATTGCAGATCCTCAAAAACCAACTAAAGTACCTGGATTGGAAGAGTTTAGTGGTGTTGTTTTAAGAGAAAAAATGAATGCTTTTGAAACAGGAGCTCTATCTGTTTTTGAAGATAAAGCAATAAAAGAAGATATAGCATCTAAAATTGCATATTTAAAAACATTACCTGTTAAAAATAGTAGTGGAGGAGAAGATCCATGGGAAGTAGGTGTTTTCTACCATATTCCATTAGCTGCTACAATTACTATGCTTTCTAAATTACAATCTGATGTTAGAACAGCTGAAGCTGAAGTTATTGCTAAACTTTATGAAAATATTGATGCCGGAGGAGTATCATTTAATAAAGTTGACGGTTTTGCTTACACTAAGAAAGCTTATGTAATGGATGGAGATACTTTTAAAGCTGAAATATTCACTGCAGCTTATGATGATAGAGTTGAACCAGAAATTTTCATTGGTCAAGTTGATAGTTCTCTAATTCTTAAAGGTGAAACTGATGAGAATAAGATCATGCAAGGAACTAAGAAAGATAGTTGGGAAGCAACTTCTGCTGGTACTGATGGATGGTATAAACTAGAAGACATTAAAGGTGGGAAAGGTTATTTAGCTGTAAAGCAAGGAATGGGAGTTCATGAATGGGGAGGAATAATTAAGGTTAAAACTAAAAAAGGACCTAAAGTATTTCCTTTTGCAAATACTTTTGAAGTTGGTAAACCATCTACAACTGTTGCTGCATCTGCAATGAATGTATTCTACATGGGAATTGATAATCCTGTATCAGTATCTGCACCAATGCCTAACTTTAAAGCTTCAGCACCTGGATTAAAGCAAGGGAAAGGGCAAGGTCAGTATATTATGAGACCTACAAAAGCTGGAAAGGTAACTATAAATGTTACTGGAACTGATGAATCAGGTAAAACTGTTAATCTAGGTAAGAGTGAATTTAGAGTTAAGAAAATTCCTAACCCTACTCCATATATAGCTGGTAAAACAGGTACATGTGTTATGTCTAAAGGTGATTTAGGTAGAGGTGTTATTCAAGCTAAAATGGAAGGGTTTGAATTTGATTTGAAAGTTGCTGTTGGTTCATTTACTTTAGGAACAACTTCGAATGGGGATTATACTGAAGCTAAATGCGTTGGTAATAGATTAGATTCTAAAGCGCAAAGCATGGTGAAAAAAGCTTCTAGAGGTCAAAGATTTTACTTAGAATCTATGAAAGTTAAAATGCCTGATGGAAGTACCAGAGAATTAGCAAACATTAACATTAAAATAATTTAATAGTTAAAATTAGTAAGAAGGAGGTTTATTATGTTACGAAAGTCTTTAATATTATGTTTACTTGTATTTTGTTCGTTTAGCATTTATGCTCAGAACAAAGTATTGGATAAGCCTTGGATAAAGGAAAATACTCCAACAAGACGAGTTATACCATATACTCATGTTAGAGAAGCCGATGTTATGTGGCAAAGAAGAGTTTGGCGAACTATAGATTTGCGTGAAAAAATAAATCACCCTCTTTATTATCCTATTACTCCTATTCAAGATAGAAAATGTTTATATGACGTACTTAAAGAAGGAATTCTAGAAGGAACTATTACTGCTTATGATGTTAATGATGATGAATTTACAATTCAATTAACAAAAGCTGAAGCTAAGACTCAGATGGGTGAGTGGAAAGAAAATAAGCAATATGATGAATGGGGAGAAGAGATATTAGGTGCTTCAGATTCTGTTTATAATGATTTTTCTGCTCAAGATATAGTTGAATATCGTTTAAAAGAAGAATGGTTTTTTGATAGAGAAAGATCAATTATGGATGTTCGTATTTTAGGTATTGCACCAGTTAGAAACAACATTGATGAAAATACAGGGGAGTCGAAAGGTAAAATGCCAATGTTTTGGGTTTATTTTCCAGAAGCTCGTTATGTATTTGCTAATTATGATGTTTTTAATCGTCAAAATGATGCCGAAAGAAGAACATTTGAAGATATTTTCTGGAAAAGAATGTTTAACAGTTATATTGTTAAGCGTTCAAATGTTTATGATAGAAATAATAAGAGTTATTTGAAGGGATTAGATCTTTTGTTAGAAGGAGATAAAATCAAAGAAGATATCTTTAATTATGAGCATGATTTATGGCACTTTTAGTGTTATCATAATAAACAAAAAAGCCTTATAGTTAACTATAAGGCTTTTTTGTTTGAGGTCGCGGACGGATTCGAACCGCCGTAGAAGCTTTTGCAGAGCTCTGCCTAGCCACTCGGCCACGCGACCCTTCTAAAAGGAATACAAATTTAACAATAATTTTTATTATGCTCGATTTAAATTTCGAACTTTATAACTTATAATTTTAGTTTATGATTATTGATTTAAGAAGTGATACAGTTACAAGACCATCTGATGCTATGCTAAATGCTATGTGGCAAGCTAAAGTTGGAGATGATGTATTGGGTGATGACCCAACTGTTAAGGAATTAGAGCAAAAAGTTGCTAATTTATTTGGAATGGAAGATGCTTTGTTTTGTCCGTCTGGGACTATGACTAATCAGATAGCAATTAAAATTCATACAAATTCTCCAGGTGAATTAATTTGTGATGAATTATCACATGTTTATAAATATGAAGGAGGAGGTATTGGTTTTAATTCTGGTTTAGCTACTAAATTATTAAAAGGAGATAGAGGTAGATTAAATGTTAAGATGGTTGAAGAAGCTATTAACCCTAATGATATTCATTTTCCTGAATCACAACTAGTAGTATTAGAGAATACTTGTAATAAAGGAGGAGGAACAATATATACACTTGATGATATTATTAGAATTAAACAATTATGCGAAGAGAAAGGTTTAAAGTTTCATTTGGATGGTGCTAGAGTTTTTAATGCAATTGTAGAATCAGATTATTCTGAAAAAGATTTAGGTAAATATTTTGATACAATTTCTGTTTGTCTGTCAAAAGGACTAGGAGCCCCAGTAGGTTCTTTACTTGTAGGATCTAAAAAAGATATTATTAAAGCAAGAAGAATACGTAAGATTTTAGGGGGAGGCATGAGACAAGCAGGGTATCTAGCTGCGGCCGGAATTTTTGCCCTTGATAATAATGTAGATAGATTAAAAGATGATCATTCTCGAGCTAGAGAAATAGCAAATAATATTGAAGGATTGTCGTTTATAAAAACCATCTGGCCAGTTTATACCAATATTTTGATTTTTGAAATAAATGATAATGTTGATTTAAATAATTTAATTTCAGGACTAGCAGAACACAATTTGAAAGTATCAGCTTTCGGTTCTCAATTAATTAGAATAGTAACTCATCTCGATTTTACTGATGAAATGCTAAGTGAAACAATAAAAATATTGCGAAATATAAAATTTTAAGATGATTCATATTAACGATACTATAATTTCAGAAGTTCTTTTAGAGAAAAAATTTGTTTGTAATTTAAAAGCTTGTAAAGGTGCTTGTTGTGTTGAAGGTGATGCTGGTGCACCATTAGATGAAGACGAGTTAAAAAAATTAGAAGAGGTTTATCCTATAGTAAAGGAATATTTATCAGACCAATCTATTAAAGCATTAGAAGAAAATTTATATACTGTAGACACTGATGGTGATTATGTTACTACTTTAATAAACAATAAAGAATGTGCTTATGTTGTTTTTGAAGAAGATGGAACAAGTAAGTGTGGAATAGAGCAAGCATACTTAGACGGGAAAACTGATTGGAAAAAACCAATATCTTGTCATTTATTTCCTGTTAGATTGAATGAGTATGAAACATTCACAGCTGTTAATTATGCTTATTGGGATATTTGTGATGATGCTTGTGTATTAGGAGAACAGCTAGGTGTTAAAGTATATCAATTTTTAAAAGAACCTCTTATTAGAAGATTTGGAGAAAAATGGTTTAATGAATTAGAATTGGTTGATCACAACTTTAATAAAATATAAAAAAATATTGGTTCGACAAAACCTTTTTTTTATTTGACCAACTAAAACATCCTTTCCATTAATTAAGATATCAATCATAACTAAGGCTATGTCTTTTTATATTATTTTATCCACAAAAATTTGTTGATTTACAATGTTGAAAACTTCAAATAATTGTGAATTCTTTTATGTTGTCCAGCGTATCTTTTTTATGAACTTTTGTAAACTGATTTGTTTCTCAATTGAAACTTTCCGGATTTATTTATTTTAAACATCAGTTAATTCTTTGTTTTTCAAATGATTAGCTGAATAATATGACAGGGCCAAACTATGGAAGAAACTACAAAAACAAAAGAAGAATTAAGTATTGAAGCTGTATTACCAAAAAATACAATTATTGCAAATGAAGAACCTATTTTAAAGGAAAATCCAGATAGGTTTGTTTTGTTTCCAATTCAGCATGATGATATCTGGAAATTTTATAAAGATCAACAAGCAAGTTTTTGGACTGCAGAAGAAATTGATTTATCTCAAGATTTAAATGATTGGGATAATAAACTAACTGAAGATGAGCGTTACTTTATTAAACATATTCTTGCGTTTTTTGCAGCTAGCGATGGTATTGTAAATGAGAACTTAGCTGAAAACTTTTTAAGTGAAGTACAATATACTGAAGCTAAATTTTTCTATGGCTTTCAAGTAATGATGGAGAATATTCATTCTGAAACTTATTCGCTTTTAATTGATACTTATATTAAAGATAACAAAGAAAAAGATTATCTATTAAATGCAATAGACACTTTTCCTCCAGTAAGAAAAAAAGCTGATTGGGCTTTAAGATGGATTGATAATGGAAGCTTTGCTGAAAGATTAGTTGCTTTTGCAGCTGTTGAAGGAATTTTCTTTTCAGGAAGCTTTTGCTCTATATTTTGGCTGAAAAAAAGAGGCCTTATGCCAGGACTTACTTTTTCAAATGAGTTGATCTCTAGAGATGAGGGAATGCATATGGATTTTGCTTGTCTTTTATATAACAACCATTTAGTAAATAAACTTAGTAAAGAAAAAATAACAAAAATTATTACTGATGCAGTTGATATAGAAGCGGAATTTGTTACTGAATCTTTACCAGTTCGTTTAATTGGAATGAACTCTGATTTAATGAATCAATATATTCAGTTTGTTGCTGACAGATTATTGAATGAATTAGGTTGTGAAAAAGTATATAACACAACAAACCCATTCGATTTTATGGATATGATTTCATTACAAGGTAAAACAAATTTCTTTGAAAAAAGAGTTGCTGAATACCAAAAAGCAGGAGTTTCTTCTGGAAGTGAACAAAATGATGCTTTTAGCCTTGACGAAGATTTTTAAATTATAAACAACCCTTAATATACCTGATACAAAATGTTTGTACAAAAAAGAGACGGAAAAAAAGAAGCTGTACAGTTTGACAAAATTACTGCTAGAGTAAAAAAACTTTGCTATGGATTAAATAGCCTTGTAGACCCTACTAAAGTTGCAATGAAAGTTATTGAAGGACTTTATGATGGTGTTACAACTTCGGAACTTGATAATTTAGCAGCTGAAGTTGCAGCAACAATGACTGTCCAACATCCTGATTTTGCATTGTTAGCCTCTAGAATATCAGTGTCTAATCTTCATAAGAATACTGAGAAAAGTTTTTCTGAAACAATGGAAATGCTTTTCAACTATATTGATCCAAAAACAGGAGAGGAAGCTCCATTGATTGCTAAAGATGTTTATGAAGTAATTAGAGATAATGCCGAAGCTTTAGATTCTGCGATTATTTACGATAGAGATTTTAATTACGATTATTTCGGTTTTAAAACATTAGAAAGAGCTTACTTGTTAAAGCTTGATGGCAAAATTGCAGAACGCCCACAACACATGTTAATGCGTGTTGCAATTGGAATTCACAAAGAAGATATAGAAGCTGCAATTGAGACTTATAATTTAATGTCTGAAAAATGGTTTACACACGCTACACCAACTTTATTTAATGCAGGAACACCTAAGCCTCAAATGTCATCTTGCTTCTTGTTAAGTATGCAAGACGATAGTATAGAAGGTATTTATGATACATTAAAGCAAACTGCTAAGATTTCTCAATCTGCTGGAGGAATAGGCTTAAGCATACATAACGTTAGAGCTACAGGTTCATATATAAAAGGAACAAATGGTGAATCAAATGGGATTGTACCAATGCTTAGGGTATTTAATGATACTGCTAGATATGTTGATCAAGGTGGAGGAAAGAGAAAAGGTTCTTTCGCTATCTATTTAGAACCTTGGCATGCAGATATTATCGATTTTCTTGACTTGAAGAAAAATCATGGTAAAGAAGAAAACAGAGCTAGAGATTTATTTTATGCAATGTGGACTCCTGATTTATTTATGAAGCGTGTTGAAGCTAATGCTGATTGGACTTTAATGTGCCCACATGAGTGCCCAGGACTTTATGATACTTATGGAGAAGAATTTGAAAAATTATATACAAAGTATGAGCAAGAAGGTAAAGGAAGAAAAACTATTTCTGCGCGTGAATTATGGAATACAATATTAGAATCGCAAATTGAAACAGGAACTCCATATATGCTTTATAAAGATGCATGTAATGAGAAGTCTAATCAAAAGAATTTAGGAACAATTCGTTCTTCTAATTTGTGTACTGAAATTATGGAATACACTTCTAAAGATGAGGTTGCAGTATGTAATTTAGCTTCTTTAGCATTGCCTAAATTTGTAATTGAAGGTAAATTTGATCACCAAAAATTATTTGACATTACTTATGTTGCAACTAAAAACTTAAATAGAATTATTGATAATAATTACTATCCAGTTGAAGAAGCACGTAATTCTAACTTCCGTCACCGACCGATAGGATTAGGTGTTCAAGGATTAGCTGATGCATTTATTTTGTTAAGAATGCCTTTCGAATCGGAGGAAGCTAAAAAATTGAATTCAGAAATTTTTGAAACTATTTATTATGCAGCAATGACTGCTTCTAAAGATCTAGCAAAAGTTGATGGCGCTTATGAATCCTATAAAGGTTCTCCAGTTTCGCAAGGAATTTTCCAATATGATATGTGGGGAGTTACACCATCTGACAGATGGGAATGGGATGTATTGAAGGAGGAAGTAGCTAAATACGGAGTTAGAAACTCTTTATTGTTAGCTCCAATGCCAACAGCATCTACTTCTCAAATTTTAGGAAATAACGAATGTTTTGAACCTTATACTTCGAACATATACACACGTAGAGTGTTGTCTGGAGAATTTATTGTAGTGAATAAACATTTATTAAGAGACTTAAATAAATTAGGTATTTGGAATGATGAGTTGAAAAATAGAATTATGGCTGAAAATGGTTCTATCCAAAACATACCAGAAATACCAGAAAATTTAAAAGAATTATACAAGACAGTTTGGGAGATAAAACAAAAAACAGTTCTTGATATGGCTGCAGATAGAGGGGCATTTGTTTGTCAGTCTCAGTCGTTGAACTTATTTATGGAAAATCCAAATTTTGCAAAACTTACATCAATGCATTTTTATGCATGGAAAAAAGGATTGAAAACGGGAATGTATTATTTAAGAACCAAAGCTGCTCGTGATGCTGTTAAATTTACAGTAACAAAAGATGCTATTGCTCAACCGACTGCTCAGCAGTTAAAAGAAGAAGCAGAAGCTGCTTTGGCATGTTCTTTAGATAATCCAGATAATTGTGAAATGTGTAGTGGATAACTACAAAAAGATACCTTCTTCAAAAAGCGCCCTTAGTTATTAAACGGGGCGTTTTTTATTTAATTGAACAGCCCCGGTATGTCTTTTTAATTTATTTATCTTTGATTATTCTCTATTTAATTTGAAACGAATTGCAGTAATGAAACAAATTCTGTTTTACATATTAATTTTTATTGCAGTAGAAGTTTCTGCTCAGTCTGATTATTATATCATTGATACAACAGGAATAGGCATTGCTAATTTAGATGATAATGATAAGCACCTTTTAGATTCTATTCTTCCTTTAGCGAATAAAGCGGCTAACGACTCATTATTAATTGAATATGTTGCACATTTAGCAGAGAATTGTTGGGATGAAAAACTATGGCCAAAATATAATAGAAAACTAATTGAAATAGCAGATAGGAACTTAATTGATGGCTATAGTGAGCACTTTTTTTCATATAAGGCATCAGCTATTAATAATATCGGGTTTTTATTCGATTCTCAAGGGAAAACAGTTTTAGCAATAGAAAATTATAAGGCAGCTATGGATTTGTTTGAAAATACAAATGACAAAATAGGCTTGTCTTCAACTTTAAATAATCTAGGTAAAGCTTATTACAATATTGGTGATGTAGAAAAAGCACTGAATTATAATTTAAGGGCGTTAAAAATTCGAGAAGATATTGGTGATGAAGAACGAACAATTGTTGTAAACAATAATATTGCAACCATTTATCAACAACAAGGAGAAGATTCTATAGCCGAATTTTATTATAGAAAAGCCTTAAAAAGCAGTTTAAAATACAATAATAAACACGTTCAAGCTATTGCACATCAACAGATAGGGAAATTATTTTTTCAAAAGCAAGAGTTTGATTCAGCAATAGTATATTATGATATCTCCTATCAACTTAGAAAAGAAATAGGGTTTAAAGCAGGAATGGCTGAATCTTTACAGAGCATTGGTGAATTATATGCAAAAAACTACCAAGAAGATAAGGCTTTATCTGTTTTTATGGAATCACTTAAAATATCAGAAGATGCCGATTATTTGGATGGAAAAATTGCTTCTAAAGTAGGGATTTCTCCTCTTTTAATGGAAAAAGGAGAAACTCAAAAAGCACTTAAACT
It includes:
- a CDS encoding ribonucleoside-diphosphate reductase subunit alpha produces the protein MFVQKRDGKKEAVQFDKITARVKKLCYGLNSLVDPTKVAMKVIEGLYDGVTTSELDNLAAEVAATMTVQHPDFALLASRISVSNLHKNTEKSFSETMEMLFNYIDPKTGEEAPLIAKDVYEVIRDNAEALDSAIIYDRDFNYDYFGFKTLERAYLLKLDGKIAERPQHMLMRVAIGIHKEDIEAAIETYNLMSEKWFTHATPTLFNAGTPKPQMSSCFLLSMQDDSIEGIYDTLKQTAKISQSAGGIGLSIHNVRATGSYIKGTNGESNGIVPMLRVFNDTARYVDQGGGKRKGSFAIYLEPWHADIIDFLDLKKNHGKEENRARDLFYAMWTPDLFMKRVEANADWTLMCPHECPGLYDTYGEEFEKLYTKYEQEGKGRKTISARELWNTILESQIETGTPYMLYKDACNEKSNQKNLGTIRSSNLCTEIMEYTSKDEVAVCNLASLALPKFVIEGKFDHQKLFDITYVATKNLNRIIDNNYYPVEEARNSNFRHRPIGLGVQGLADAFILLRMPFESEEAKKLNSEIFETIYYAAMTASKDLAKVDGAYESYKGSPVSQGIFQYDMWGVTPSDRWEWDVLKEEVAKYGVRNSLLLAPMPTASTSQILGNNECFEPYTSNIYTRRVLSGEFIVVNKHLLRDLNKLGIWNDELKNRIMAENGSIQNIPEIPENLKELYKTVWEIKQKTVLDMAADRGAFVCQSQSLNLFMENPNFAKLTSMHFYAWKKGLKTGMYYLRTKAARDAVKFTVTKDAIAQPTAQQLKEEAEAALACSLDNPDNCEMCSG